One window from the genome of Oryza glaberrima chromosome 3, OglaRS2, whole genome shotgun sequence encodes:
- the LOC127768499 gene encoding protein SPIRAL1-like 1 yields the protein MAESPENAAPAAAPAPAPAPTPAPPPPPSSPPTKSGIPPRYDLDAKWDACLDLSIRRVAYSTLGGTFAGLLLFRSPTTRWASVALGAGVGIGAAYTECSYLFNGAPPKWSPKVSTVPSAHSEGEDK from the exons atGGCGGAGTCACCCGAGAACGCCGCCCCGGCCGCGGCTCCGGCCCCAGCGCCCGCGCCCAccccggccccgccgccgccgccgtcatctccGCCCACCAAGTCGGGGATCCCGCCGCGGTACGACCTGGACGCCAAGTGGGACGCCTGCCTCGACCTCTCCATCCGCCGCGTCGCCTACTCCACCCTGGGTGGCACCTTCGcgggcctcctcctcttcc GTAGCCCAACTACTCGCTGGGCATCAGTTGCGCTCGGAGCTGGTGTGGGGATAGGAGCTGCGTACACTGAATGTTCATACTTATTCAATGGTGCTCCTCCAAAGTGGTCACCCAAAGTTTCGACCGTTCCTTCTGCTCATTCTGAA GGGGAAGACAAGTAA
- the LOC127766461 gene encoding NAC transcription factor NAM-2-like has translation MDDDEIALEPGYAFRPSDDGLVTLFLRPKIAKIPFEHRLINHADVYSTDPTELVGEHRPAPGTHGSSRVWYFFCSPRYTSKRKASGRRQRAVGGGCENVWKSEGGKKAVIGADGRRVGYLQKFSYGVYESSSSGSARSFTRLGWCMTEYGLDDDAIDGADKQVLCKVYRSPRAVCAEARTAAAKCSGSKRKADDGADHPEAPPSARPRQEEAGSEHDEQPELPPELDLDALLSAPMDENLESTFSTAATEQYMRYLMNDEPLPWAPTMDPVDGGAGGGDEFIQTANGPCMDGEVFARLAAGETLDDILGSTSS, from the coding sequence atggacgacgacgagatcGCCCTGGAGCCAGGCTACGCCTTCCGCCCTTCCGACGACGGCCTCGTCACCCTCTTCCTCCGCCCCAAGATCGCCAAGATCCCCTTCGAGCACCGCCTCATCAACCACGCCGACGTCTACTCCACCGATCCgacggagctcgtcggcgagcaCAGACCGGCGCCGGGAACCCATGGGAGCAGCAGAGTCTGGTACTTCTTCTGCTCCCCGCGCTACACCAGCAAGCGCAAGGCCTCcgggaggcggcagcgcgcggtcggcggcggctgcgagaACGTGTGGAAGTCGGAGGGCGGCAAGAAGGCCGTGATCGGCGCCGATGGCCGCCGCGTCGGGTACCTCCAGAAGTTCTCCTATGGCGTCtacgagtcgtcgtcgtcggggtcggCACGCAGCTTCACGAGGCTTGGGTGGTGCATGACCGAGTacggcctcgacgacgacgccatcgaCGGAGCAGACAAGCAGGTGCTCTGCAAGGTCtaccgctcgccgcgcgcggtCTGCGCGgaggcgcgcacggcggcggcgaagtgcTCCGGCTCCAAGAGGAAggcggacgacggcgcggaTCACCCGGAGGCGCCGCCcagcgcgcggccgcggcaAGAGGAGGCCGGGAGCGAGCACGACGAGCAGCCGGAGCTCCCGCCGGAGTTGGACCTGGATGCGCTGCTGTCGGCGCCGATGGACGAGAACCTGGAGAGCACGTTCAGCACGGCCGCCACGGAACAATACATGAGGTATCTGATGAACGACGAGCCTTTGCCGTGGGCTCCGACGATGGAtcccgtcgacggcggcgccggcggcggagacgagTTCATCCAGACGGCGAACGGACCTTGCATGGATGGCGAGGTCTTCGCGCGCCTGGCTGCCGGAGAAACCCTCGACGACATTCTTGGCTCGACGAGTTCTTGA
- the LOC127768328 gene encoding wall-associated receptor kinase-like 6, protein MGSTKETIIASMQLVLLWIIASTVMLVASGAPPPTAASLAPCPKTCGEVNIWYPYGIGPGCFRQGFELTCDTTSKPLKLFLRNTKTQVISLYPSGTVLASIMYTIPMIHGVDTYNLSWDSPGRNLNVETYNYLAFLGCGIGVYLFHPDTGNLVGHCTIKCASMEEMHMATEGGICNGMGCCTVTFPVLFRGFRVTIVKSNETIPQPFDNITIKAFLTFRPYIFSIADLLSNKINASTVGASMAYLSTVIADEPNCPTARLDNKTQFACGSNNCIDVANGGYSCACPGNSDDGNPYLLDDCKQEFNPTPKKNCSRSCGSTNIPFPFGLEPGCFAKRRFQLSCASNRTLIGRPPAKYEVTNISLDEGLLYVNKLSEFEDANTKYLSVYYGGSGYFGQQLIYGLEKSDLSEEYGVWKWSVTNLTCEDAKSKSAYACVSTNSECLDVTHGKLYIGYRCKCSLGFEGNPYVQNGCTDIDECSIPNYCNGTCYNFKGSYICCPHGMSYDRVRRQCTSNKRQNIVLGLAIGISSGFGVLALTLIAAILFKRWKRSTRKKIRRAYFRKNKGLLLEQLISSSNNVTPNTRKFSLEDLEKATNNFDSTRILGYGGHGTVYKGILSDQQVVAIKRSKIVEQSEIDQFVNEVAILSQIIHRNVVKLFGCCLESEVPLLVYEFISNGTLHGLLHGDLSTNCLLTWDDRMRIALEAAGALAYLHSSAAMPIFHRDVKSTNILLDGTFTAKVSDFGASRSISIDQTRVVTIVQGTFGYLDPEYFYTSQLTEKSDVYSFGVILVELLTRKKPIFLNCLGEQKNLCHCFLQSLRDKTTMDILDSQVVEEASQTEIDGIASVAEMCLKTKGAKRPKMKEVELRLQLLRAARSRAYKEQECTPKYKCTSLNSNKNVEMGLVANPESQVVSRCYTMEREMMYSSQFPR, encoded by the exons ATGGGTTCAACAAAAGAAACTATAATAGCTAGCATGCAGCTGGTTTTGCTATGGATCATAGCATCCACTGTCATGTTGGTGGCATCTGGAGCACCTCCTCCCACTGCTGCTAGTCTTGCTCCCTGCCCCAAAACATGTGGAGAAGTGAACATCTGGTATCCTTACGGTATTGGGCCTGGTTGCTTTCGGCAGGGCTTTGAGCTTACTTGCGACACCACCAGCAAACCTTTGAAGCTCTTCTTGAGAAACACTAAGACTCAGGTGATTAGCCTCTATCCTTCAGGAACTGTTCTTGCCTCTATCATGTACACTATCCCCATGATTCATGGAGTTGACACCTACAACTTGTCATGGGACTCTCCTGGGAGGAATCTCAACGTTGAGACCTACAATTACTTGGCGTTCCTCGGTTGTGGGATCGGGGTTTACCTGTTCCATCCAGATACTGGTAACCTTGTGGGTCATTGCACGATCAAGTGTGCCTCCATGGAGGAAATGCACATGGCAACCGAAGGAGggatttgcaatggcatgggtTGCTGCACTGTCACATTCCCGGTGTTATTTCGAGGTTTTAGAGTGACCATTGTTAAGAGTAACGAGACAATACCGCAGCCCTTCGACAATATCACCATCAAGGCTTTCTTAACCTTCCGTCCTTACATTTTTAGCATTGCGGATCTCCTGTCCAATAAGATAAATGCAAGCACCGTTGGTGCTTCCATGGCATACCTCTCAACTGTCATCGCAGATGAACCAAATTGTCCAACAGCTCGGTTGGATAATAAGACACAATTTGCCTGTGGCAGTAACAATTGCATAGATGTGGCAAATGGAGGTTATTCTTGTGCTTGCCCAGGAAATTCTGATGATGGCAATCCCTACCTTCTTGATGATTGCAAACAAG AGTTTAACCCTACCCCGAAAAAGAATTGTTCTAGATCATGTGGTAGCACAAATATTCCTTTCCCGTTTGGGCTTGAGCCAGGCTGTTTTGCTAAGAGGAGATTTCAACTGAGTTGTGCATCAAATCGCACTCTTATTGGAAGACCACCTGCAAAATATGAAGTGACAAATATATCATTAGATGAAGGACTCCTTTATGTTAACAAGCTTTCAGAATTTGAAGATGCCAACACAAAGTATTTATCAGTATACTATGGTGGTTCTGGATATTTTGGCCAACAATTAATTTATGGTTTGGAAAAGTCTGATTTATCTGAAGAGTATGGTGTTTGGAAGTGGTCTGTGACCAATTTGACGTGTGAAGATGCAAAAAGCAAAagtgcatatgcatgtgttaGCACAAACAGTGAGTGTCTTGATGTTACACATGGGAAGCTATATATTGGTTATCGTTGCAAGTGCTCtcttggatttgaaggaaatcctTATGTCCAAAATGGATGTACAG ATATTGATGAATGCTCTATACCAAACTATTGTAATGGGACATGTTATAACTTTAAAGGAAGCTATATTTGTTGTCCTCATGGTATGTCTTATGATCGAGTAAGAAGGCAGTGCACTTCCAATAAGAGGCAAAATATTGTTTTAG GACTTGCCATTGGGATTAGCAGTGGTTTTGGAGTTCTAGCTCTTACATTAATTGCAGCTATATTATTCAAAAGGTGGAAGAGAAGCACTCGGAAGAAAATTCGAAGGGCATACTTCCGAAAAAACAAAGGCCTTCTCTTGGAGCAGCTGATCTCATCCAGTAACAATGTTACTCCTAACACAAGAAAATTTTCTTTGGAAGATTTAGAGAAAGCAACCAACAACTTTGACTCAACACGTATCCTTGGATATGGAGGCCATGGTACTGTTTACAAGGGGATTTTATCCGATCAACAAGTGGTTGCCATAAAGAGGTCCAAAATTGTGGAGCAGAGTGAGATTGACCAATTTGTTAATGAGGTTGCCATCCTTTCCCAGATTATTCATCGTAATGTGGTGAAACTTTTTGGTTGTTGCCTTGAATCTGAGGTGCCTCTTCTAGTGTATGAATTCATTTCTAATGGCACACTTCATGGTCTTCTTCATGGTGATCTGAGCACCAATTGTTTGTTGACATGGGATGATCGAATGAGGATTGCTCTAGAGGCTGCAGGGGCACTTGCTTATCTCCATTCCTCTGCTGCAATGCCAATATTCCATAGAGATGTGAAATCAACTAATATACTCTTGGATGGTACCTTCACTGCTAAGGTTTCAGATTTCGGTGCTTCTAGGTCCATTTCCATTGATCAAACTCGCGTAGTTACAATAGTACAGGGGACATTTGGGTACTTAGATCCAGAATATTTCTATACAAGCCAATTAACCGAGAAGAGTGATGTTTATAGTTTCGGTGTGATACTTGTTGAACTCCTAACAAGGAAGAAGCCAATTTTTCTCAACTGTCTTGGTGAACAGAAAAATTTGTGCCACTGTTTTCTTCAAAGCCTAAGAGATAAAACAACAATGGATATACTGGATTCTCAAGTTGTAGAGGAAGCTAGCCAAACAGAGATTGATGGAATTGCCTCAGTTGCAGAGATGTGCTTAAAGACTAAAGGAGCAAAGAGACCTAAAATGAAAGAAGTGGAGTTAAGACTGCAACTCCTAAGAGCTGCAAGATCGAGGGCATACAAGGAACAAGAATGTACTCCGAAGTACAAATGTACTTCCCTGAACAGCAACAAGAATGTTGAAATGGGCCTTGTTGCTAATCCAGAATCTCAGGTTGTCTCTAGGTGCTATaccatggagagagagatgatgtacTCTTCACAGTTTCCTCGCTGA
- the LOC127769008 gene encoding prolycopene isomerase 1, chloroplastic, producing MASAALASRALPPPPRHCARRPRAPPTSAPRPRRGCAAAARPARCRAVAADERPADPSIPEGEDGALSGVAERPEADVVVIGSGIGGLCCAGLLARYNQDVLVLESHDRPGGAAHSFDIKGFNFDSGPSLFSGFQSRGPQANPLAQVLDALGESVPCASYDSWMVYVPEGQFLSRIGPTDFLKDLDAFVGADAVQEWKKLLDAVIPISAAAMALPPLSIRGDLGVLSTSAGRYAPSLLKSILQMGPQGALGATKLLRPFSEIVDSLGLKNPFVRNWIDLLCFLLAGVKSDGALSAEMVYMFAEWYKPGCSLEYPLEGSGAIIDALVRGIKKFGGRLALRSHVEKILIENGRAVGVKLQSGQIVRARKAVVSNASMWDTLDLLPPDAVPRSYQDKVKATPQCESFMHLHLGFDVENAREDLGIHHIVVNDWNKGVDADQNVVLISVPTVLGNGLAPPGKHVLHAYTPGTEPFSLWEGLDRKSAEYRRLKEERSEVMWKAVELALGPRFSREKCDVKLVGSPLTHKRFLRRNRGTYGPAIKAGEATFPGQATPIPQLFCCGDSTFPGIGVPAVAASGAIVANTLVSVSQHSELLDAVGI from the exons ATGGCTTCCGCCGCCTTGGCCTCccgcgcgctgccgcctccgccccgccactgcgctcgccgcccgcgcgctccACCGACCTCCGCCCCACGGCCACGACGCGGATGCGCGGCCGCCGCTCGTCCCGCGCGCTGCAGGGCGGTGGCCGCCGACGAGCGCCCCGCGGACCCCTCCATCCCCGAGGGCGAGGACGGCGCGCTCTCCGG GGTGGCGGAGAGGCCGGAGGCggacgtcgtcgtcatcggGAGCGGGATCGGCGGGCTGTGCTGCGCGGGGCTCCTGGCGAGGTATAACCAGGACGTGCTCGTGCTCGAGAGCCATGACCGCCCCGGAGGCGCCGCGCACTCGTTTGACATCAAGGGCTTCAACTTCGACTCGGGCCCTTCCCTGTTCTCCGGCTTCCAGTCCAGAGGCCCCCAGGCCAATCCCCTCGCCCAG GTCCTTGATGCGCTAGGCGAATCAGTTCCATGTGCCTCATATGATTCCTGGATGGTTTATGTACCTGAAGGCCAATTCCTTTCGCGGATAGGTCCAACTGATTTCCTCAAG GACCTTGATGCATTTGTTGGTGCTGATGCAGTCCAGGAGTGGAAAAAGCTTCTT GATGCAGTTATTCCTATCTCTGCAGCTGCAATGGCTTTGCCTCCACTTTCCATTCGAGGTGATTTAGGTGTTCTCTCCACATCTGCTGGTAGATATGCTCCTTCTCTGTTGAAATCAATCCTGCAAATGGGACCTCAAGGGGCTCTTGGTGCTACAAAACTTCTAAGACCTTTCTCAGAGATCGTTGATTCATTGGGCCTGAAAAACCCCTTTGTTCGTAATTGGATCGATCTCTTGTGTTTTCTACTTGCTGGAGTCAAATCTGATGGTGCTCTTTCTGCAGAAATG GTTTATATGTTTGCAGAATGGTATAAACCAGGATGCTCGCTTGAGTATCCTCTTGAGGGAAGCGGAGCAATAATAGATGCTCTTGTGCGAGGAATAAAAAAATTTGGTGGCAGGCTTGCTCTTCGTTCGCATGTTGAAAAGATTTTAATTGAGAATGGTCGAGCAGTTGGTGTCAAGCTACAAAGTGGACAA ATTGTGCGCGCAAGGAAAGCAGTTGTTAGCAATGCATCTATGTGGGATACTTTGGATTTGCTGCCACCAGATGCTGTCCCAAGATCATATCAAGACAAAGTGAAAGCAACTCCACAATGTGAATCATTTATGCATCTCCACTTGGGTTTTGATGTCGAG AATGCCAGAGAGGACCTTGGAATCCATCATATTGTGGTTAATGATTGGAACAAAGGAGTTGATGCTGACCAGAACGTTGTATTGATATCAGTTCCTACTGTTCTTGGAAATGGCTTAGCACCGCCTGGAAAGCACGTCCTACATGCTTATACACCAGGAACAGAACCTTTCAGTTTGTGGGAAGGACTAGATAGGAAAAGCGCCGAGTATCGAAGGCTGAAAGAAGAACGCTCTGAG GTGATGTGGAAAGCCGTGGAGCTTGCCCTTGGTCCAAGATTTAGCAGAGAAAAATGCGATGTGAAGCTGGTTGGATCACCATTAACACACAAGAGGTTCCTCCGAAGAAATAGAGGAACCTATGGTCCAGCCATAAAAGCTGGGGAGGCCACTTTCCCTGGGCAGGCAACACCTATACCCCAGCTATTCTGCTGTGGTGACTCGACTTTTCCAGGCATCGGTGTACCGGCCGTCGCTGCAAGTGGTGCAATTGTCGCAAACACGCTAGTCTCCGTGTCACAACATTCAGAGCTTCTTGATGCTGTTGGAATTTGA
- the LOC127766594 gene encoding shaggy-related protein kinase kappa-like — protein MAYSGLRHGGVGSSSRPGHGFKGPASSVECLGREMLEMQLRDSKPDVGDEKNTERDVVDGSSAEAGHIIATTIRGRNGLPKQSVTYIAEHVVGTGSFGVVYQAKCRETGEIVAIKKVLQDKRYKNRELQIMHMLDHPNIVGLKHYFFSTTERDELYLNLVLEYVPETVNRIARQYSRMNQRVPLIYVKLYTYQICRALAYIHNCVGICHRDIKPQNVLVNPHTHQLKICDFGSAKVLVKGEPNISYICSRYYRAPELIFGATEYTTAIDLWSTGCVMAELLLGQPLFPGESGVDQLVEIIKVLGTPTREEIKCMNPNYTEFKFPQIKAHPWHKVFQKRLPPEAVDLVSRFLQYSPNLRCTAMEACMHPFFDELRDPNTRLPNGRPLPPLFNFRTQELNGIPPEAIERLVPEHARRQSLFMALRT, from the exons ATGGCCTATTCTGGACTAAGGCATGGCGGCGTTGGGAGCTCCTCTCGGCCGGGACATGGATTCAAGGGCCCGGCTAGTTCGGTTGAATGTCTAGGAAGGGAGATGCTGGAAATGCAATTGAGGGATTCCAAACCAGATGTTGGTGATGAAAAG AACACTGAACGAGATGTAGTCGACGGCTCTAGCGCTGAAGCTGGTCACATAATAGCTACTACGATCCGTGGCCGAAATGGTCTACCTAAACAG TCTGTCACTTATATTGCTGAGCATGTGGTCGGAACTGGTTCTTTTGGGGTTGTATATCAG GCCAAATGTCGAGAAACAGGAGAAATTGTTGCCATAAAAAAGGTTCTTCAAGATAAACGTTACAAGAACAGGGAATTGCAAATTATGCATATGCTGGATCATCCTAATATTGTTGGTCTTAAGCATTACTTCTTCTCAACCACTGAAAGGGATGAACTTTACCTCAATCTTGTCCTTGAGTATGTTCCAGAGACAGTAAACCGAATTGCGAGACAGTACAGCAGAATGAATCAACGGGTGCCCCTCATTTATGTCAAATTATACACTTATCAG ATATGCCGAGCACTTGCTTACATACATAACTGTGTTGGCATCTGCCACCGTGATATAAAACCACAGAATGTTCTT GTTAACCCACATACACACCAGCTCAAAATATGTGATTTTGGCAGTGCAAAAGTTTTG GTCAAAGGAGAGCCAAATATCTCCTACATATGCTCAAGATATTACAGGGCACCAGAGCTCATATTTGGTGCAACTGAATATACTACTGCCATTGATTTGTGGTCTACAGGCTGTGTCATGGCAGAGCTTCTGCTTGGACAG CCTCTGTTCCCTGGGGAAAGTGGAGTTGATCAGCTGGTCGAGATTATCAAG GTTTTGGGTACTCCAACAAGGGAAGAGATCAAGTGCATGAATCCGAACTACACGGAGTTCAAATTCCCTCAAATTAAGGCTCATCCATGGCACAAG GTTTTCCAAAAAAGGCTTCCACCTGAAGCAGTGGACCTTGTAAGCAGGTTTCTGCAATACTCGCCAAATCTTCGGTGCACCGCT ATGGAAGCCTGCATGCACCCTTTCTTTGATGAGTTGAGAGATCCAAACACTCGTCTACCTAATGggcgtcctcttcctcctctcttcaaCTTCAGAACACAAG AGCTAAATGGCATCCCTCCAGAAGCCATCGAACGTCTGGTTCCCGAGCATGCGAGAAGGCAGAGTTTGTTCATGGCGCTGCGCACCTAG
- the LOC127767893 gene encoding anthocyanidin 5,3-O-glucosyltransferase-like has translation MRTKTFVLFPSLGVGHLNPMVEMAKHLRRRGLAVVVAVIDPPDNDATSADATARLAAANPSITFRLLPAPPSPDAGAHPARRALDALRLANPVLREFLRSLPDAADALLLDAFCVDALDVAAELAIPAYFFFPSGASALAALLHLPYYYPDVPSFREMGMALVRLPGMPPLRAVDMVATVQDKESDATKVRLYQFKRMAEAKGVLVNSFDRLEPKALNALAAGVCVPDKPTPRVYCIGPLVDAAAGKNGERHPCLAWLDAQPRQSVVFLCFGSKGAFPAAQLKDIARGLESSGHRFLWAVRSPPEEQSTSPEPDLERLLPAGFLERTKHRGMVVKNWAPQAEVVRHEAAGAFVTHCGWNSTLEAIMSALPMICWPLYAEQAMNRVLMVEEMKVAVALDGGEVGGALVAVAAEEVEAKVRLVMETEEGRKLRERVVETRDMALDAINRGGSSEIAFDEFMRDLEKMNSLENGGGRSC, from the coding sequence ATGAGGACAAAGACGTTTGTGTTGTTCCCGTCTCTTGGCGTCGGCCACCTCAACCCCATGGTGGAGATGGCCAagcacctgcgccgccgcggcctcgccgtcgtcgtcgcggtgaTCGACCCGCCCGACAACGACGCCACCTCGGCCGATGCGACggcgcgcctcgccgcggccAACCCGTCCATCACGTTCCGCCtcctgccggcgccgcccagcCCGGACGCCGGCGCGCACCCGGCCAGGCGCGCCCTCGACGCGCTCCGCCTGGCCAACCCCGTGCTGCGGGAGTTCCTCCGCTCGctgcccgacgccgccgacgccctcctgcTCGACGCGTTCTGCGtcgacgccctcgacgtcgcGGCCGAGCTCGCCATCCCGGCCtacttcttcttcccctccggTGCCAGCGCCCTCGCCGCGTTGCTCCACCTCCCGTATTACTACCCCGACGTGCCGTCGTTCAGGGAGATGGGCATGGCGCTCGTCCGCCTCCCCGGcatgccgccgctccgcgccgTCGACATGGTGGCGACGGTGCAGGACAAGGAGAGCGACGCGACCAAGGTCCGGCTGTACCAGTTCAAGCGGATGGCGGAGGCGAAGGGCGTGCTTGTGAACAGCTTCGATCGGCTGGAGCCCAAGGCCCTgaacgcgctcgccgccggcgtctgcGTTCCCGACAAGCCCACGCCGAGGGTCTACTGCATCGGGCCActggtcgacgccgccgccggcaagaacGGCGAGAGACACCCGTGCCTCGCGTGGCTGGACGCGCAGCCGCGCCAGAGCGTCGTGTTCCTCTGCTTCGGCAGCAAGGGCGCGTTCCCGGCGGCGCAGCTGAAGGACATAGCTCGTGGGCTGGAGAGCTCTGGCCACCGTTTCCTCTGGGCGGTGAGGAGCCCGCCGGAGGAGCAGAGCACATCGCCGGAGCCCGACCTGGAGCGGCTGCTGCCGGCGGGGTTCTTGGAGAGGACGAAGCATCGCGGCATGGTGGTCAAGAACTGGGCGCCACAGGCGGAGGTGGTGCGgcacgaggcggccggcgcgttcgtgacgcactgcgggtggaactcgacgctggagGCGATCATGTCGGCGCTGCCGATGATTTGCTGGCCGCTGTACGCGGAGCAGGCGATGAACAGGGTGCTGAtggtggaggagatgaaggTCGCCGtggcgctcgacggcggcgaggtaggtGGCGcgttggtggcggtggcggcggaggaggtggaggcgaaggTGAGGCTGGTGATGGAGACCGAGGAAGGGAGGAAGCTCAGGGAGAGGGTGGTGGAGACGAGAGACATGGCGCTGGATGCCATCAACCGAGGTGGGTCTTCTGAGATTGCATTTGATGAGTTCATGAGAGATTTGGAGAAGATGAACAGCTTGGAGAACGGAGGAGGACGCAGCTGCTGA
- the LOC127766595 gene encoding prohibitin-2, mitochondrial-like — MNFKGAKMPSPPPAAAAGRLVKVGLLGGAAIYAAFNSLYNVEGGHRAIVFNRLEGIKDKVYPEGTHFMIPWFERPIIYDVRARPNLVESTSGSRDLQMVRIGLRVLTRPLPEKLPTIYRSLGENFNERVLPSIIHETLKAVVAQYNASQLITQREAVSREIRKILTERASNFNIALDDVSITSLSFGKEFTHAIEAKQVAAQEAERAKFIVEKAEQDKRSAIIRAQGEAKSAQLIGEAINNNPAFLALRQIEAAREISHTMASSNNKVYLDSKDLLLGLQQLNVDNKNKK; from the exons ATGAACTTCAAGGGCGCGAAGatgccgagcccgccgccggcggcggccgcggggcgGCTGGTGAAGGTGGGGCTgctgggcggcgccgccatctaCGCCGCCTTCAATAGCCTCTACAACGTCGAGGGAGGCCACCGCGCCATCGTCTTCAACCGCCTCGAGGGCATCAAGGACAAG GTGTACCCTGAGGGGACTCACTTCATGATCCCGTGGTTCGAGAGGCCGATCATCTACGATGTCCGAGCCCGCCCCAACCTCGTCGAGAGCACTTCTGGAAGCCGTGATCTCCAGATG GTGAGAATTGGTCTTCGTGTGCTTACAAGACCGTTACCAGAGAAGCTACCAACTATCTACAGGTCCCTGGGGGAGAATTTCAATGAGAGAGTTTTGCCTTCAATCATTCATGAAACACTCAAAGCGGTGGTTGCACAGTACAATGCCAGTCAGCTAATCACACAGAGAGAG GCTGTGAGCAGGGAGATTAGGAAGATCCTGACAGAGAGGGCTAGCAACTTCAACATTGCTCTGGATGATGTGTCCATCACAAGTCTCAGCTTTGGAAAAGAGTTCACTCATGCAATTGAAGCCAAGCAGGTTGCTGCACAAGAAGCTGAGCGTGCAAAGTTCATTGTTGAGAAGGCTGAACAAGACAAGAGGAGTGCAATCATCAGAGCACAG GGTGAGGCTAAGAGTGCACAGCTGATTGGTGAGGCGATTAACAACAACCCTGCCTTCCTCGCTCTCCGACAGATTGAAGCTGCCAGGGAGATCTCTCACACCATGGCAAGCTCAAACAACAAGGTGTACCTGGATTCCAAGGACCTCTTGCTTGGGCTCCAGCAGCTGAATGTGGACAACAAAAACAAGAAGTGA
- the LOC127766703 gene encoding uncharacterized protein LOC127766703, with protein MAACVFFKRRMWYHVSLLARRKGQTTAPPIEYFFAELREGASDSFIVEACTMIENPQSCSGNKCSLCPTRYEIVHPSEEELLCGKEGDVKDFLRLRNLSPLPFTCPVTVPEIEIVVEK; from the exons atggcggcctgCGTTTTCTTCAAGCGTCGCATGTGGTACCACGTTAGCTTGTTGGCGCGCAGGAAGGGTCAGACCACTGCACCACCCATCGAATACTTCTTCGCCGAGCTACGCGAGGGCGCATCCGACTCCTTCATCGTTGAAGCATGCACCATGATCG AAAATCCGCAAAGCTGCTCCGGGAACAAGTGTTCACTTTGCCCTACTCGCTATGAGATCGTGCACCCTAGCGAAGAGGAGCTTTTGTGTGGAAAGGAAGGAGATGTCAAGGACTTTCTGCGGTTGAGGAATTTGTCCCCGTTGCCGTTCACATGCCCCGTCACAGTGCCTGAAATTGAAATTGTGGTTGAAAAGTAG